In Chaetodon trifascialis isolate fChaTrf1 chromosome 23, fChaTrf1.hap1, whole genome shotgun sequence, the following proteins share a genomic window:
- the cth1 gene encoding cysteine three histidine 1, whose product MPFYRHGFTVTQRAVRPCFPRRGQPAISSRATLHLLATMFETSRDDLFLPSYQDEEMVENLLSSDESDGDGGGGGGVSLAKALLPLVESSSPPLIPWVCSTRYKTELCTTYSATGFCKYAERCQFAHGLHELHVPFRHPKYKTELCRSYHTTGYCYYGSRCLFVHNPTEQRPTQRRRRNVACRTFRSFGVCPFGTRCNFLHIEGGDVASGLESPDVGEEKTPPVPIPQLQPHTKEWKPRGALCRTFSSFGFCLYGTRCRFQHGLPSKIKTSDQTQGGSFYAQPSPGSSGLPSPTSPFTSTSPNSSTSSSPPSASPLSTPPAEATAHNAFTFSSQHLSDLLLPLALHLQQLESSKAQEIWDNRAL is encoded by the exons ATGCCATTCTACCGACACGGCTTCACAGTCACTCAGCGGGCTGTCCGACCGTGTTTTCCGCGCCGGGGTCAACCTGCCATATCCTCGCGAGCTACCCTCCATCTGCTGGCAACCATGTTTGAG aCCAGTAGGGATGATTTATTCCTGCCTTCCTACCAAGATGAGGAGATGGTGGAAAACCTGCTGTCCAGTGACGAGTCCGAtggagatggtggtggtggtggtggagtcTCCCTGGCTAAGGCTCTGCTCCCCCTGGTAGAAtcgtcctctcctcccctcattCCCTGGGTCTGCTCCACCCGCTACAAGACGGAGCTCTGCACCACCTACTCAGCCACTGGTTTCTGCAAGTATGCCGAGCGCTGCCAGTTTGCCCACGGCCTCCATGAGCTCCATGTTCCCTTCCGCCACCCAAAGTACAAGACAGAGTTGTGTCGCAGCTACCACACAACCGGCTACTGCTACTACGGCAGCCGTTGCCTGTTTGTCCACAACCCCACTGAACAACGCCCCACCCAGCGCCGCCGCAGGAATGTCGCCTGTCGCACCTTCCGCTCCTTTGGTGTTTGTCCCTTTGGCACCCGCTGTAACTTCCTACATATAGAGGGTGGAGATGTTGCTAGTGGTCTGGAGTCACCTGATGTTGGTGAAGAGAAGACTCCACCTGTTCCCATCCCCCAGCTCCAACCACACACCAAGGAGTGGAAGCCACGTGGAGCTCTGTGCCGTACTTTCAGCTCCTTTGGTTTCTGCCTGTATGGCACACGTTGTCGCTTCCAGCATGGCCTCCCCAGCAAGATCAAAACCTCTGACCAGACCCAAGGAGGGTCCTTCTATGCTCAGCCGTCCCCTGGCAGTTCAGGTTTACcttcccccacctcccccttcACATCTACCTCACCTAACTCTTcaacctcctcttctcctccatcagcttCCCCTCTCTCCACCCCGCCTGCAGAGGCTACAGCCCACAATGCCTTCACCTTCTCCAGTCAGCACCTGAGtgacctgctgctgccactggccctccacctgcagcagctggagagcagcaAGGCCCAGGAGATCTGGGACAACAGAGCACTCTGA